In Devosia sp. XK-2, one DNA window encodes the following:
- a CDS encoding cytochrome c1: MFKTKFIIAAFAAVAGLTAVSAQAAEDAHATPHIERQGWSFAGIFGTYDEHQLQRGFQVFREVCSSCHSARLISFRTLAEEGGPGFSEEQVKALAAEYEVVDPTAEGGVRPGVPADRWPSPFANDQEARDANGGALPPDFSVLAKARGVTDPFPTWVFNYFTGYQEGGADYIHALLNGYHEEAPEGFDLAEGKYYNEVFPGKAIGMAPPLAEGSVTYEPGEDGVTVPETVEQYSTDVAAFMMWMAEPHLVSRKQTGFVVLLFLVLFAGLMYATKRKLWAGIEH, encoded by the coding sequence ATGTTCAAGACCAAGTTCATCATCGCCGCCTTTGCAGCCGTCGCTGGTTTGACGGCCGTGTCCGCCCAGGCCGCCGAGGACGCACACGCCACCCCGCATATCGAACGGCAGGGCTGGAGCTTTGCCGGCATTTTCGGCACCTATGACGAGCACCAGCTTCAGCGTGGGTTCCAGGTGTTCCGGGAAGTCTGCTCGAGCTGCCACAGCGCCCGGCTGATTTCGTTCCGCACCCTGGCCGAAGAGGGTGGTCCGGGCTTTTCCGAGGAGCAGGTCAAGGCATTGGCGGCCGAATATGAAGTCGTCGATCCGACCGCAGAAGGCGGCGTCCGTCCGGGTGTTCCGGCCGACCGCTGGCCTTCGCCCTTCGCCAATGACCAGGAAGCCCGTGACGCCAATGGCGGTGCCCTGCCGCCGGACTTCTCGGTTCTGGCCAAGGCCCGCGGCGTGACCGATCCGTTCCCGACCTGGGTGTTCAACTATTTCACCGGCTATCAGGAAGGCGGCGCGGACTATATCCATGCCCTGCTCAATGGCTATCACGAGGAGGCCCCCGAAGGCTTCGATCTGGCCGAGGGCAAGTATTACAACGAGGTCTTCCCGGGCAAGGCCATCGGCATGGCCCCGCCGCTGGCGGAAGGCTCGGTGACCTACGAACCGGGCGAAGACGGCGTGACCGTTCCCGAAACGGTCGAGCAATATTCCACCGACGTGGCGGCCTTTATGATGTGGATGGCCGAGCCGCATCTGGTAAGCCGCAAGCAGACCGGCTTTGTCGTGCTGCTGTTCCTGGTGCTGTTTGCCGGCTTGATGTACGCCACCAAGCGCAAGCTCTGGGCGGGTATCGAGCACTGA
- a CDS encoding cytochrome b/b6, which produces MSEHSTYTPGTAVEKWLDDRLPIIRFSKEHLMDFPTPKNLNYWWTFGAILVLCLGVQIVTGVILAMHYTPNIAMAFDSVEHIRRDVNGGRIIQAVHAVGASMFFVALYTHMFRGLYYGSYKAPREIIWILGVLIFILTVATAFMGYILPWGQMSFWGATVISNIFSAIPVVGENIKQLVLGGFAVGNPTLNRFFSLHYLLPFVIAAIVVLHIWALHVPGNNNPIGVEVKESRDTVAFHPYYTMKDLFAMVVFMIPFAWFVFFAPDILGHPDNYIMANSQVTPAHIVPEWYLLPFYTILRAIDFNVLFIDSKLGGVIAMGGALVMLLIVPWLDTSKVRSGTFRPLFKWFYWLFVINFVTLTYLGAQPAEAPYTYLAKICTGYYFLYFLVILPVLSRIETPKPLPTSISESVLGKAHA; this is translated from the coding sequence ATGTCCGAACATTCTACCTATACGCCCGGAACTGCCGTCGAGAAGTGGCTCGACGACCGTCTGCCGATCATCCGGTTCTCCAAAGAGCACCTGATGGATTTTCCCACGCCCAAGAACCTCAACTATTGGTGGACCTTCGGGGCCATCCTGGTGCTGTGCCTTGGCGTGCAGATCGTCACCGGCGTTATTCTGGCCATGCATTACACGCCCAATATCGCCATGGCCTTTGACTCGGTCGAGCATATCCGCCGTGACGTGAATGGCGGCCGTATCATTCAGGCCGTCCATGCCGTGGGTGCTTCGATGTTCTTCGTGGCGCTCTATACCCATATGTTCCGTGGTCTCTATTACGGCTCCTATAAGGCGCCGCGCGAGATCATCTGGATCCTGGGCGTCCTGATCTTCATCCTGACGGTCGCCACCGCCTTTATGGGCTACATCCTGCCCTGGGGTCAGATGTCCTTCTGGGGCGCTACGGTTATCTCGAACATCTTCTCGGCCATTCCGGTGGTCGGCGAGAATATCAAGCAGCTGGTCCTGGGCGGCTTTGCCGTGGGCAATCCCACGCTCAACCGCTTCTTCTCGCTGCATTACCTGCTGCCCTTCGTGATCGCCGCCATCGTGGTGCTGCACATCTGGGCCCTGCACGTGCCGGGCAATAACAACCCGATCGGTGTCGAGGTGAAGGAAAGCCGCGATACCGTGGCCTTCCACCCGTATTATACGATGAAGGACCTGTTCGCGATGGTGGTCTTCATGATCCCCTTCGCCTGGTTCGTGTTCTTTGCGCCCGACATTCTGGGTCACCCCGACAACTACATCATGGCCAATAGTCAGGTGACGCCGGCCCATATCGTGCCCGAATGGTATCTGCTGCCCTTCTATACGATCCTGCGCGCCATCGACTTCAACGTGCTGTTCATCGACTCCAAGCTCGGTGGCGTCATCGCTATGGGCGGCGCGCTGGTCATGCTGCTGATCGTGCCGTGGCTGGATACCTCCAAGGTCCGCTCGGGCACGTTCCGCCCGCTGTTCAAGTGGTTCTACTGGCTGTTTGTGATCAACTTCGTGACGCTCACCTATCTGGGTGCGCAGCCGGCCGAGGCGCCCTATACGTACCTGGCCAAGATCTGCACGGGCTACTACTTCCTCTACTTCCTGGTCATCCTGCCGGTCCTGTCGCGTATCGAAACGCCCAAGCCGCTGCCGACCAGCATTTCCGAGAGCGTTCTCGGCAAGGCACACGCGTGA
- a CDS encoding tRNA (cytidine(34)-2'-O)-methyltransferase — protein sequence MDLALYQPDIAANTGTLLRLGACMGIVVHVVHPAGFALSDRNLARAGMDYLDKAALVEHDSFAAFQAWRLAQARRLVLLTTKSAESAYAANFASGDILLLGRESAGVPDSVAEICDLRLRIPMRPGLRSINVALAGGMILGEALRQTGALPR from the coding sequence ATCGATCTGGCCCTTTATCAGCCCGATATCGCCGCCAATACCGGCACATTGCTTCGCCTGGGCGCCTGCATGGGAATTGTCGTGCATGTCGTCCACCCGGCCGGTTTTGCCCTGAGCGACCGCAATCTGGCACGCGCCGGCATGGACTATCTGGACAAGGCCGCACTGGTCGAACACGACAGCTTCGCCGCCTTCCAGGCCTGGCGGCTGGCCCAGGCGCGGCGGCTCGTGCTGCTCACCACCAAAAGCGCCGAGTCGGCCTATGCGGCCAATTTCGCTTCCGGCGACATTCTGCTGCTCGGCCGCGAAAGCGCCGGCGTGCCCGATAGCGTGGCGGAAATATGCGACCTGCGGCTGCGCATTCCCATGCGCCCCGGCTTGCGCTCGATCAATGTCGCGCTGGCCGGCGGCATGATATTGGGCGAAGCGCTGCGCCAGACCGGCGCCCTGCCCCGATGA
- the petA gene encoding ubiquinol-cytochrome c reductase iron-sulfur subunit: MATQAEHSSTNRRDFLYVATGAVGAVGAAAVVWPLINQLNPDASTLALASIEFDISAIPEGQSVTITWRGLPVFVRHRTTAEIEEAKAVPLSDLKDPQTDEERTKPGHEQWLVMIANCTHLGCIPVGESGDFDGWFCPCHGSHYDSAGRIRRGPAPKNLVVPPYEFVSDTLIQIG, from the coding sequence TTGGCCACGCAAGCAGAACATTCATCCACCAACCGGCGGGACTTTCTTTATGTCGCCACCGGCGCCGTCGGCGCGGTCGGCGCTGCCGCCGTGGTCTGGCCGCTGATCAACCAGCTTAACCCGGATGCTTCCACCCTGGCGCTGGCCAGCATCGAATTCGATATCAGCGCCATTCCCGAGGGGCAGTCGGTGACGATCACCTGGCGCGGTTTGCCGGTGTTTGTGCGCCATCGCACGACGGCCGAGATCGAAGAGGCCAAGGCGGTGCCGCTCAGCGACCTCAAGGATCCGCAGACCGACGAGGAACGCACCAAGCCAGGCCATGAGCAGTGGCTGGTGATGATTGCGAACTGCACGCATCTGGGGTGTATCCCGGTGGGTGAATCGGGCGATTTCGATGGCTGGTTCTGTCCCTGCCACGGTTCGCACTATGACTCGGCCGGTCGTATACGTCGTGGTCCCGCGCCCAAGAATCTGGTCGTGCCGCCTTATGAATTCGTCAGCGATACGCTGATCCAGATCGGTTAG